The following coding sequences are from one Myxococcus guangdongensis window:
- a CDS encoding VOC family protein, translating into MSHRSRLSGLLIDCETGDLLSAATFWSQALGLTVGAHEVSDTSEYVGLEGTPAGLNVGLQRVTHPSRVHLDIEADDQDAEAARLEALGAKRIGWVKRWWVMEAPTGHRFCIVKMDKPDEGPPPTVWE; encoded by the coding sequence ATGTCGCACCGCAGTCGTCTCTCGGGCCTCCTCATCGATTGTGAGACGGGGGACTTGCTCTCCGCCGCCACCTTCTGGAGTCAGGCGCTGGGGCTCACCGTGGGGGCGCACGAAGTCTCGGACACCTCCGAGTACGTGGGTCTCGAGGGCACCCCGGCGGGGTTGAACGTCGGGCTGCAGCGCGTCACGCACCCCTCCCGTGTCCACCTGGACATCGAGGCGGACGACCAGGACGCGGAGGCCGCGCGCCTGGAGGCCCTGGGGGCGAAGCGCATTGGCTGGGTGAAGCGCTGGTGGGTCATGGAGGCGCCCACGGGCCATCGCTTCTGCATCGTGAAGATGGACAAGCCGGACGAAGGCCCGCCGCCGACCGTCTGGGAGTGA
- a CDS encoding VOC family protein has product MAHRSRLMGIVIDCETGDLDAAATFWGKALGLPQGTPYTDEGARYVDMGHVPGGPHVEVQQVTHPSRVHLDIEADDQDAEAARLEALGAKRIAWVRRWWVMEAPTGQRFCIVRMKNPDVGPPPTVWT; this is encoded by the coding sequence ATGGCGCACCGCAGCCGCTTGATGGGCATCGTCATCGATTGTGAGACCGGGGACCTGGATGCCGCGGCGACCTTCTGGGGCAAGGCCCTGGGGTTGCCCCAGGGCACGCCCTACACGGACGAGGGGGCCCGCTACGTGGACATGGGCCACGTCCCGGGAGGGCCGCACGTGGAGGTGCAGCAAGTCACGCACCCCTCCCGTGTCCACCTGGACATCGAGGCGGATGACCAGGACGCGGAGGCCGCTCGGCTGGAGGCCCTGGGGGCGAAGCGCATCGCGTGGGTTCGGCGCTGGTGGGTGATGGAGGCGCCCACCGGACAGCGCTTCTGCATCGTGAGGATGAAGAACCCGGACGTGGGGCCGCCGCCGACCGTCTGGACGTGA
- the pdxR gene encoding MocR-like pyridoxine biosynthesis transcription factor PdxR, translating to MDLHVDLTERRDLAGQVYRGLRARVLDGRLRDGEQVPPSRELARRLGISRNTVSVAYEWLMAEGLLVSRGRAGSFIQNTPRERGGARARATPGVKPRPRAVWSELPAPPVPVPQTPYDFRVGYPDASLFPFDAWRRLMARQWRASAVSPAYADPAGHPELREAVARHLGVSRGVSAEASDVLITHGAQQALDLVGRVLLAPGDGVAMEEPGYPPARALFQSLGAKVVPVPVDAEGLDVSRLPDDARAVYVTPSHQFPLGIVMSPARRKALLDWARRRDAVVIEDDYDSEFRFGGRPLETLHGLDRSGRVLYVGSFSKVLLPALRLGFLVAPPSLQRELRLAKQVTDWHSQLPAQGALARFIDTGALARHVRKTRREYEQRHTRLSEGLARHFADTLELLPSVAGLHLCATFTRGGARLEKELTQKAHAAGVGVESLSRYFMGAPTRHGWVLGYGGVTVERIDEGLRRLRSRLHEGR from the coding sequence ATGGACCTGCATGTCGACCTGACGGAGCGCAGGGACCTGGCGGGGCAGGTCTACCGGGGCCTGCGCGCGCGGGTCCTCGACGGACGGCTGCGAGACGGCGAGCAGGTGCCTCCCTCGCGGGAGCTGGCCCGGCGGTTGGGCATCTCCCGCAACACGGTGAGCGTGGCCTACGAGTGGTTGATGGCCGAGGGCCTGCTCGTGAGCCGGGGCCGCGCGGGCAGCTTCATCCAGAACACCCCTCGGGAGCGTGGCGGCGCCCGTGCGAGGGCGACTCCAGGCGTGAAGCCGCGGCCTCGCGCGGTCTGGAGCGAACTGCCCGCGCCCCCCGTGCCCGTGCCCCAGACGCCGTATGACTTCCGGGTGGGCTACCCGGATGCGTCGCTGTTCCCCTTCGACGCCTGGCGCCGGCTGATGGCCCGGCAGTGGCGCGCCTCCGCGGTGAGCCCCGCGTACGCGGACCCGGCCGGGCATCCCGAGCTGCGTGAGGCGGTGGCCCGGCACCTGGGTGTCTCGCGAGGCGTGAGCGCGGAGGCGTCCGACGTGCTCATCACCCACGGCGCGCAGCAGGCCCTGGACCTGGTCGGCCGGGTGCTGCTGGCGCCGGGAGATGGCGTCGCCATGGAGGAGCCGGGGTATCCACCCGCGCGTGCGTTGTTCCAGTCGCTCGGGGCGAAGGTGGTGCCGGTGCCCGTGGACGCGGAGGGGCTCGACGTGAGCCGCCTGCCGGACGACGCGCGCGCCGTCTATGTCACCCCGTCCCACCAGTTCCCGCTGGGCATCGTCATGTCGCCAGCGCGTCGAAAGGCGCTGCTCGACTGGGCGCGACGCCGCGACGCGGTGGTCATCGAGGACGACTACGACAGCGAGTTCCGTTTCGGAGGCAGGCCGCTGGAGACGCTCCACGGACTGGACCGCTCGGGCCGCGTGCTCTACGTCGGCTCGTTCTCCAAGGTGCTGTTGCCCGCGCTGCGGCTGGGCTTCCTCGTCGCGCCACCGTCACTCCAGCGGGAGCTGCGGCTGGCCAAGCAGGTGACGGACTGGCACAGCCAGCTGCCCGCGCAGGGCGCCCTGGCGCGCTTCATCGACACGGGCGCGCTGGCCCGACACGTGCGCAAGACGCGGCGCGAGTACGAGCAGCGTCACACCCGACTGTCCGAGGGCCTCGCGCGCCACTTCGCGGACACGCTCGAGCTGCTCCCCTCCGTCGCCGGCCTGCACCTGTGCGCCACCTTCACGCGGGGCGGCGCGAGGCTGGAGAAGGAGCTCACCCAGAAGGCGCACGCGGCGGGCGTCGGCGTGGAGTCACTCTCGCGCTACTTCATGGGCGCGCCCACCCGTCATGGCTGGGTGCTGGGCTACGGCGGCGTGACGGTGGAGCGCATCGACGAGGGGCTCCGGCGCCTCCGGTCGCGGCTCCACGAAGGTCGCTAG
- a CDS encoding cupin domain-containing protein gives MSPTPSSSYASQPVHAERMPWIPMTSPGLSFKPLRFYKDGAGWMYLFRLEPGTVIPLHRHTGEAHAYNLSGSRELMDTGEVIGPGGYVYEPAGNVDTWRVTGTEPLVLLINTRGGIEYLTADGQVSRRVMPADRLEFYRQWCEANGQEFLATLE, from the coding sequence ATGAGCCCCACGCCCTCTTCCTCGTACGCCTCGCAGCCGGTCCATGCCGAGCGCATGCCCTGGATTCCCATGACCTCCCCGGGCCTCTCCTTCAAGCCGCTGCGCTTCTACAAGGACGGCGCGGGCTGGATGTACCTCTTCCGCCTGGAGCCCGGCACCGTCATCCCCCTGCACCGCCACACCGGCGAGGCGCACGCCTACAACCTCTCCGGCTCCCGCGAGTTGATGGACACGGGGGAGGTGATTGGCCCGGGCGGCTACGTCTACGAGCCGGCCGGCAACGTCGACACCTGGCGGGTGACGGGCACCGAGCCGCTCGTGCTGCTCATCAACACGCGCGGCGGAATCGAGTACCTGACGGCGGACGGCCAGGTCTCCCGGCGCGTCATGCCCGCGGACCGGCTGGAGTTCTACCGCCAGTGGTGCGAGGCGAACGGCCAGGAGTTCCTGGCCACCCTGGAGTGA
- a CDS encoding pyruvate dehydrogenase has protein sequence MSSLTVAEALVRVLIEAGAERIYGVVGDSLNPITDAVRRSDGKLRWVHVRHEEAGAFAASAEAQLSGKLAVCAGSCGPGHLHLINGLYDAHRSYAPVLALVSHIPSEQIGTSYFQETHPELLFRECSHFCEMVANPKQAPRLFRLAAQTALAKGGVSAVVVPGDVAALEAGEDVPSTFATERPVVRPADAELDRLAQLLNSASRVTVFCGSGCRGAHAEVLALAKRLQSPVGHAYRGKEWVSYDNPYDVGMTGLLGFGAAYEAMHACDVLLLLGTDFPYDAFMPVKPQIAQVDVRPEHLGRRSRLDLGVCGDVRETLRALLPRVEQKEDRRHLESALEELAKARRKLDTHVRNVGSHRPLHPELVASVLDEVAAEDAVFTVDTGMCNVWSARYLHATAERRIIGSFTHGSMANALPQAIGAQLLYPGRQVISMSGDGGFAMLMGDFLTLAQYELPVKVVIFNNSSLGMVKLEMQVSGYPDTQTDLVNPNFAKLAEAVGVMGQRVEAPEDIRGAFERALAHPGPALVDVVTDPHALSLPPRVTVKQAAGFALAMTKLVLNGEGDEVVDTVQAHLRH, from the coding sequence ATGAGCTCTCTCACCGTGGCGGAAGCGCTCGTTCGTGTGCTCATCGAGGCGGGGGCCGAGCGCATCTACGGCGTCGTGGGCGACAGCCTCAACCCCATCACCGATGCCGTGCGCCGCAGCGACGGGAAGCTGCGCTGGGTCCACGTGCGCCACGAAGAAGCAGGGGCCTTCGCCGCGTCCGCCGAGGCCCAGCTGAGCGGCAAGCTGGCGGTGTGCGCGGGCAGCTGCGGCCCCGGCCACCTGCACCTCATCAATGGCCTCTACGACGCGCACCGCAGCTACGCGCCCGTGCTCGCGCTCGTCTCGCACATCCCCAGCGAGCAGATTGGCACGTCCTACTTCCAGGAGACGCACCCGGAGCTGCTCTTCCGCGAGTGCAGCCACTTCTGCGAGATGGTGGCCAACCCCAAGCAGGCCCCGCGCCTGTTCCGGCTCGCCGCGCAGACAGCGCTCGCGAAGGGCGGCGTGTCCGCGGTGGTGGTGCCCGGGGACGTGGCCGCGCTCGAGGCCGGCGAGGACGTGCCCTCCACCTTCGCCACCGAGCGCCCCGTGGTGCGCCCGGCCGACGCGGAGCTGGACCGGCTCGCCCAGCTGCTCAACTCCGCCTCGCGCGTGACGGTGTTCTGCGGCAGCGGCTGCCGGGGCGCCCACGCGGAGGTGCTGGCGCTGGCGAAGCGGCTCCAGTCGCCCGTGGGCCACGCGTACCGGGGCAAGGAGTGGGTGTCCTACGACAACCCCTATGACGTCGGCATGACGGGCCTGCTCGGCTTCGGCGCCGCGTACGAGGCCATGCACGCCTGCGACGTCCTGCTGCTCTTGGGCACGGACTTCCCCTACGACGCGTTCATGCCCGTCAAACCGCAGATTGCCCAGGTCGACGTGCGGCCGGAGCACCTGGGGCGTCGCTCGCGGTTGGACCTGGGCGTCTGCGGCGACGTGCGCGAGACGCTGCGCGCGCTGCTGCCCCGCGTGGAGCAGAAGGAGGACCGGCGGCACCTGGAGAGCGCGCTGGAGGAGCTGGCCAAGGCGCGGCGCAAGCTGGACACGCACGTGCGCAACGTCGGCTCGCACCGCCCGCTGCATCCGGAGCTGGTGGCGTCGGTGCTGGACGAGGTGGCCGCCGAGGACGCCGTCTTCACCGTGGACACGGGCATGTGCAACGTGTGGTCGGCCCGCTACCTCCACGCGACGGCCGAGCGGCGCATCATCGGCTCCTTCACCCACGGCTCCATGGCCAACGCGCTGCCCCAGGCCATCGGCGCGCAGCTCCTGTACCCGGGCCGACAGGTCATCTCCATGTCCGGCGACGGCGGCTTCGCGATGTTGATGGGGGACTTCCTCACGCTGGCCCAGTACGAGCTGCCCGTGAAGGTCGTCATCTTCAACAACAGCTCGCTGGGCATGGTGAAGCTGGAGATGCAGGTGTCGGGCTACCCGGACACGCAGACGGACCTGGTGAACCCCAACTTCGCGAAGCTGGCGGAGGCGGTGGGCGTCATGGGCCAGCGCGTGGAGGCGCCCGAGGACATCCGGGGCGCCTTCGAGCGCGCGCTCGCGCACCCGGGCCCCGCGCTGGTCGACGTGGTGACGGACCCGCACGCGCTCTCGCTCCCGCCTCGCGTCACCGTCAAGCAGGCGGCGGGCTTCGCGCTGGCCATGACGAAGCTCGTCCTCAACGGCGAGGGCGATGAGGTGGTGGACACGGTGCAGGCCCACCTGCGGCACTGA
- a CDS encoding YciI family protein: MSFMLLMMEAPGKRQERPLEEGQKAYARMMAFQKTLQDKGVLVAGEALKPDDNAIRIESIEGRRKVSDGPFTESKEIIGGFFLLNCKSRDEALEYAHMCPMSDWGIVELREIANSCFE, translated from the coding sequence ATGTCTTTCATGCTGCTGATGATGGAGGCTCCAGGGAAGCGACAGGAACGGCCGCTCGAGGAGGGCCAGAAGGCCTACGCACGGATGATGGCCTTCCAGAAGACGCTCCAGGACAAGGGCGTGCTCGTCGCCGGAGAGGCCCTCAAGCCGGATGACAACGCCATCCGCATCGAGAGCATCGAGGGGCGGCGGAAGGTGAGCGATGGCCCCTTCACCGAGTCGAAGGAGATCATCGGCGGCTTCTTCCTGCTCAACTGCAAGAGCCGCGACGAGGCGCTCGAATATGCCCACATGTGTCCCATGAGCGACTGGGGCATCGTGGAGCTGCGCGAAATCGCGAACAGCTGTTTCGAGTAG
- a CDS encoding replication-associated recombination protein A has protein sequence MSAGPDLFSASVDVNRFAPLAERMRPRTPDDFIGQAHLLGPGGPLRGLMERKQLVSSLFWGPPGVGKTTLARMLASNVDAELVILSAVSDGIPRIREVVAEAERARNQYSRRTVLFVDEIHRWAKNVQEQALPHVESGLFILLGATTENVSFEVRPALVSRCRVFQLQELTLADIQGALRRALTDEKRGLGKRQLTVGEEALSLLARGGAGDVRKALGALEMAAGLTADGGEITVDVARESVGVGLSRHDKDGDQHFDLLSALQKSCRGSNAQGAIFWAAKLLQTGDVVSLWRRLKVIAVEDVGMAMPEAITIVRACEEGFHSTGMPEGRLFVAHAVITLATARKSNRAYAAMNAAMEALEANPNVGPPLNLRNAPTDLLKELGHGKGYQPPWDFKDHYAPGQTYLPPPLERSVFYRPSKEGYEAEVHERMTHWWREDKASKGE, from the coding sequence ATGAGCGCCGGCCCCGACTTGTTCTCCGCCTCCGTGGATGTGAACCGCTTCGCGCCGCTCGCAGAGCGGATGCGGCCGCGCACGCCCGACGACTTCATCGGGCAGGCGCACCTGTTGGGCCCCGGAGGTCCGCTGCGTGGGCTGATGGAGCGCAAGCAGCTGGTGTCCTCGCTCTTCTGGGGCCCGCCCGGCGTGGGCAAGACGACGCTGGCGCGGATGCTGGCGTCCAACGTGGACGCGGAGCTGGTCATCCTGTCGGCGGTGTCGGACGGAATCCCGCGCATCCGCGAGGTGGTGGCGGAGGCCGAGCGCGCGCGCAACCAGTACTCGCGTCGCACGGTGCTCTTCGTGGACGAAATCCACCGCTGGGCGAAGAACGTCCAGGAGCAGGCGCTGCCCCACGTGGAGAGCGGGCTGTTCATCCTGCTGGGCGCCACGACGGAGAACGTCAGCTTCGAGGTGCGGCCCGCGCTCGTCAGCCGGTGTCGCGTCTTCCAGCTCCAGGAACTGACGCTCGCGGACATCCAGGGCGCGCTGCGTCGGGCGCTCACCGATGAGAAGCGCGGGCTGGGAAAGCGTCAGCTGACGGTGGGGGAGGAGGCGCTGTCGCTGCTCGCCCGGGGCGGCGCGGGGGACGTGCGCAAGGCGCTGGGCGCGCTGGAGATGGCGGCGGGGCTGACGGCGGACGGCGGTGAAATCACCGTGGACGTCGCGCGCGAGTCGGTGGGCGTGGGCCTGTCCCGCCACGACAAGGATGGGGACCAGCACTTCGATTTGCTCAGCGCGCTGCAGAAGTCCTGCCGGGGCTCCAACGCGCAGGGCGCCATCTTCTGGGCGGCGAAGCTGCTGCAGACCGGCGACGTGGTGTCGCTGTGGCGCAGGCTCAAGGTCATCGCGGTGGAGGACGTGGGCATGGCCATGCCGGAGGCCATCACCATCGTCCGCGCGTGCGAGGAGGGCTTCCACTCCACGGGCATGCCGGAGGGGCGGCTGTTCGTCGCGCACGCCGTCATCACCCTGGCCACGGCGCGCAAGAGCAACCGCGCCTATGCCGCCATGAACGCGGCCATGGAGGCGCTGGAGGCGAACCCCAACGTGGGGCCTCCGCTGAACCTGCGCAACGCGCCCACGGATTTGCTCAAGGAGCTGGGGCACGGCAAGGGCTACCAGCCGCCGTGGGACTTCAAGGACCACTACGCGCCAGGGCAGACGTACCTGCCGCCGCCGCTGGAGCGCTCCGTCTTCTATCGCCCGAGCAAGG